TGCTGCGCGCCCTGGAACGACTGAAAGGAAGCCCGACACGCGTCATCGGACCCAACTGCCCCGGCCTGGTCATGGCCGGCAAAACCAAGATCGGCATCATGCCCGGCGACATCTTCACTCCCGGCCCCGTGGCCGTCTTCTCACGCAGCGGCACGCTGACGTATGAATGCGTGGACCGCCTGACCAAAGCGGGCATCGGACAATCCGTGTGCGTCGGCATTGGCGGAGATCCCTTCGTCGGCACCTCCTTCACGGACCTGTGCAAGCTGGTTCGCCACGATCCGCACACCAGGGCCGTGATCATTCTGGGCGAGATCGGCGGAAAGGCCGAGGAAGAGCTTGGGCAATACATGCAGGAAAGCGGCTTCGAGCTTCCGGTCTTCGGCTTCATCGCAGGGCGCACGGCCCCTCCCGGCAAACGCCTGGGCCACGCCGGAGCCATCCTCGAAAATGGAGCGGGCGGCATCGAGGTCAAGCTCCAGGCCATGGCCGACTCCGGCTTCCACCTCATCGACGACCTGGATCAGATCGCGGGAGCCGTGGCAAAAGTTCTCTAGACAGCGTTCGGGCCGGAGTCCGGAACATTCACGAAACAGACGGCCCCTGCCGACGCGCCTGTGAGGGATCTTCCTTTTCCCGTCCGGAGCGTCCGTCAAACGCGAATCCGCTGCCGGGCAGCTACGAATATGGAGGAAAAAATGGACGAACCGACACGAAAATTCCGGCAAATGACCGCCGAGCGGCTCATCGCGCACTTCAAGAAACGCCGCATGCACGGCAGCTACGTCGAAACAGCCGGGCAGGCTCGCGAGCTCGTGTTGTCAATGATACAGGGGCCGTGCTCCGTGATCCGTTGCGGCTCCGAATCCGTCGGCGCTCTCGGGCTCTGGAGGGACATCGCCGCCCTGCCCCAGGTCGAACTGATCGATCCGTACGTTGCGGGCCTGACGCCCCAGGAAGGGGACGCCCGCCGCCGCCGGGGACTGACCGCCGACATCATGGTCACCAGCTGCAACGCCGTGACCCTGGACGGCCGACTGGTCAACCTGGACGGCACGGGCAACCGCGTCGCGGCCATGATCTTCGGCCCCCGGAAAGTCATTCTGGTGGTGGGCATGAACAAGATCGTCAGCGACCTGGACTCGGCCATGGACCGGGTGCGGGACTTCGCCGCGCCCATGAACAACCTGCGCCTCAACGCCCTGAACCCGGCCCACGAGCCTCCCTGCGCCAAGGACGGACGCTGCCACCGCTGCGCAAGTCCGCAGAAGATCTGCAACGCCTGGAGCATCATCGAAGGCCAGAGGGACGAGGGACGAATCCATGTGGTGCTGGTCGGGGAAGATCTGGGATATTGAACGCCCGGAAGGGTCCAGGGCAGGTTCATGGCCGGGCTGCCGGTGCCGCCCAGGCCTGCCGGAGCCTCGCCCAAGGTGGACGGGCAGATCCACAAATCAAGGCCGAGCCCTCCTTGAGCGGCCAAAACCTATCCCCCGCCCTCCATCGGCTTGAATCTGGCCCCGACCAGATTGGCCAGGATGACCAGAATCGTGGAGATGAAAATCATCATGATCCCCAGGGCCGAAAGCCTGCCCCACAGCCCGTCCTCGGCGAAACGCAGGATCTGCACGGCCAGTACCTCCGTGCCGGGGCGGGACAGCACCACCGAGAGAGTCAGTTCGCGCACGAACATGGTGGCCATGAGAATCCACCCCGAGACCATGCCCGGCACCAGCAGCGGAATGATGATGCGGCGCATGGTCGTCATGCGGCTGGCCCCGCAGACCAGTGACGATTCCTCCAGATGGCTGTGCACCTGGATGAAAGCGCTGGCCAGGGGGCGGATGCCGTAGGGCAGATAGGTGGCGATGTAGCCGATGAGCAGCGCCCAGATGGTGGCATAGAGCGGCGTGCGCACGAAAAACCACATGAACCCCATGCCGATGACGATGCCGGGAAAGGAAAAGGACAAAAAACTCAACGATTCAAGGATGCCTGCGGCCCTGGTCCGGACCTTGACGATGGTGTAGGCCACGAAGACCGACAGAGTCACTCCCAGCGTGGCTCCGCCCAATCCGAGCATCAGACTGTTCTTGAGCGACAGCAGGGAGATGGGATCTTTGAGGACCTCGATCCAGTGCTTCCAACTCATGAGCGAGAAGGCGCGGGCGCTGGGCACCATGGAGTACGGAACCAGGGAGGTATAGAAGAGCACCACCAC
The Deltaproteobacteria bacterium HGW-Deltaproteobacteria-18 genome window above contains:
- a CDS encoding lactate utilization protein, translating into MTAERLIAHFKKRRMHGSYVETAGQARELVLSMIQGPCSVIRCGSESVGALGLWRDIAALPQVELIDPYVAGLTPQEGDARRRRGLTADIMVTSCNAVTLDGRLVNLDGTGNRVAAMIFGPRKVILVVGMNKIVSDLDSAMDRVRDFAAPMNNLRLNALNPAHEPPCAKDGRCHRCASPQKICNAWSIIEGQRDEGRIHVVLVGEDLGY